TAAGGTGTGTGACTGGATATTAGGAATCGTTACCTGTTTTTTTAGCATTAGGTgcttgaatatttgttgagcattgcATGAGTTTTTTATAGGCATTACatgactgaatatttgttagcATTGCGTGACAGGCGttacgtgactgaatatttgttgagcattgtGTGACCTTtgtaggcattgcgtgactttaGCTACCTAATGCTGAAGGTGATTCTCTACTGATTATCTGCAATAACCTAATAAGCTCTAATATAATTCttgaagtttatatataatttcaaacttgtatagtagcaatagtattagattttggTTGGTCTACCATGATgcctaaatttaaaaaaaaaaagaagagaaaagaggtaacattaaaatccttgttgattagtgaaaaagagagaaaacctttaagctactttttattaagaatttcttgaaaaatgatatttggcctggcttttgcttttaagaggtagataagATGAAAGTGCAGGCCGAACAGGTACTTAATAACCAATTCAGCCCCCCTTCATTGCatttgaaataccccatactttgatatggtgataaataaagttgatcgaatgcaaattgaggttaattaaaatatttagaagtgataaaagacgaaaggagtagtttatgataaaatattccgtaagtgagaaaataacaataaactaataataattttatcataggagaatttgtgagataaaaggcgatttggaagtcaagtgcggcataataaggtattttggtaccaaggagacaagatacaatttttagaataaaataatattttattattaaaataatattaaaatattaatatttagcgggatgtcgaagtcaatcaagaaggaggatcatatggttgatccaaagGGGGGacaagatgacaagcccgactctaNNNNNNNNNNNNNNNNNNNNNNNNNNNNNNNNNNNNNNNNNNNNNNNNNNNNNNNNNNNNNNNNNNNNNNNNNNNNNNNNNNNNNNNNNNNNNNNNNNNNNNNNNNNNNNNNNNNNNNNNNNNNNNNNNNNNNNNNNNNNNNNNNNNNNNNNNNNNNNNNNNNNNNNNNNNNNNNNNNNNNNNNNNNNNNNNNNNNNNNNNNNNNNNNNNNNNNNNNNNNNNNNNNNNNNNNNNNNNNNNNNNNNNNNNNNNNNNNNNNNNNNNNNNNNNNNNNNNNNNNNNNNNNNNNNNNNNNNNNNNNNNNNNNNNNNNNNNNNNNNNNNNNNNNNNNNNNNNNNNNNNNNNNNNNNNNNNNNNNNNNNNNNNNNNNNNNNNNNNNNNNNNNNNNNNNNNNNNNNNNNNNNNNNNNNNNNNNNNNNNNNNNNNNNNNNNNNNNNNNNNNNNNNNNNNNNNNNNNNNNNNNNNNNNNNNNNNNNNNNNNNNNNNNNNNNNNNNNNNNNNNNNNNNNNNNNNNNNNNNNNNNNNNNNNNNNNNNNNNNNNNNNNNNNNNNNNNNNNNNNNNNNNNNNNNNNNNNNNNNNNNNNNNNNNNNNNNNNNNNNNNNNNNNNNNNNNNNNNNNNNNNNNNNNNNNNNNNNNNNNNNNNNNNNNNNNNNNNNNNNNNNNNNNNNNNNNNNNNNNNNNNNNNNNNNNNNNNNNNNNNNNNNNNNNNNNNNNNNNNNNNNNNNNNNNNNNNNNNNNNNNNNNNNNNNNNNNNNNNNNNNNNNNNNNNNNNNNNNNNNNNNNNNNNNNNNNNNNNNNNNNNNNNNNNNNNNNNNNNNNNNNNNNNNNNNNNNNNNNNNNNNNNNNNNNNNNNNNNNNNNNNNNNNNNNNNNNNNNNNNNNNNNNNNNNNNNNNNNNNNNNNNNNNNNNNNNNNNNNNNNNNNNNNNNNNNNNNNNNNNNNNNNNNNNNNNNNNNNNNNNNNNNNNNNNNNNNNNNNNNNNNNNNNNNNNNNNNNNNNNNNNNNNNNNNNNNNNNNNNNNNNNNNNNNNNNNNNNNNNNNNNNNNNNNNNNNNNNNNNNNNNNNNNNNNNNNNNNNNNNNNNNNNNNNNNNNNNNNNNNNNNNNNNNNNNNNNNNNNNNNNNNNNNNNNNNNNNNNNNNNNNNNNNNNNNNNNNNNNNNNNNNNNNNNNNNNNNNNNNNNNNNNNNNNNNNNNNNNNNNNNNNNNNNNNNNNNNNNNNNNNNNNNNNNNNNNNNNNNNNNNNNNNNNNNNNNNNNNNNNNNNNNNNNNNNNNNNNNNNNNNNNNNNNNNNNNNNNNNNNNNNNNNNNNNNNNNNNNNNNNNNNNNNNNNNNNNNNNNNNNNNNNNNNNNNNNNNNNNNNNNNNNNNNNNNNNNNNNNNNNNNNNNNNNNNNNNNNNNNNNNNNNNNNNNNNNNNNNNNNNNNNNNNNNNNNNNNNNNNNNNNNNNNNNNNNNNNNNNNNNNNNNNNNNNNNNNNNNNNNNNNNNNNNNNNNNNNNNNNNNNNNNNNNNNNNNNNNNNNNNNNNNNNNNNNNNNNNNNNNNNNNNNNNNNNNNNNNNNNNNNNNNNNNNNNNNNNNNNNNNNNNNNNNNNNNNNNNNNNNNNNNNNNNNNNNNNNNNNNNNNNNNNNNNNNNNNNNNNNNNNNNNNNNNNNNNNNNNNNNNNNNNNNNNNNNNNNNNNNNNNNNNNNNNNNNNNNNNNNNNNNNNNNNNNNNNNNNNNNNNNNNNNNNNNNNNNNNNNNNNNNNNNNNNNNNNNNNNNNNNNNNNNNNNNNNNNNNNNNNNNNNNNNNNNNNNNNNNNNNNNNNNNNNNNNNNNNNNNNNNNNNNNNNNNNNNNNNNNNNNNNNNNNNNNNNNNNNNNNNNNNNNNNNNNNNNNNNNNNNNNNNNNNNNNNNNNNNNNNNNNNNNNNNNNNNNNNNNNNNNNNNNNNNNNNNNNNNNNNNNNNNNNNNNNNNNNNNNNNNNNNNNNNNNNNNNNNNNNNNNNNNNNNNNNNNNNNNNNNNNNNNNNNNNNNNNNNNNNNNNNNNNNNNNNNNNNNNNNNNNNNNNNNNNNNNNNNNNNNNNNNNNNNNNNNNNNNNNNNNNNNNNNNNNNNNNNNNNNNNNNNNNNNNNNNNNNNNNNNNNNNNNNNNNNNNNNNNNNNNNNNNNNNNNNNNNNNNNNNNNNNNNNNNNNNNNNNNNNNNNNNNNNNNNNNNNNNNNNNNNNNNNNNNNNNNNNNNNNNNNNNNNNNNNNNNNNNNNNNNNNNNNNNNNNNNNNNNNNNNNNNNNNNNNNNNNNNNNNNNNNNNNNNNNNNNNNNNNNNNNNNNNNNNNNNNNNNNNNNNNNNNNNNNNNNNNNNNNNNNNNNNNNNNNNNNNNNNNNNNNNNNNNNNNNNNNNNNNNNNNNNNNNNNNNNNNNNNNNNNNNNNNNNNNNNNNNNNNNNNNNNNNNNNNNNNNNNNNNNNNNNNNNNNNNNNNNNNNNNNNNNNNNNNNNNNNNNNNNNNNNNNNNNNNNNNNNNNNNNNNNNNNNNNNNNNNNNNNNNNNNNNNNNNNNNNNNNNNNNNNNNNNNNNNNNNNNNNNNNNNNNNNNNNNNNNNNNNNNNNNNNNNNNNNNNNNNNNNNNNNNNNNNNNNNNNNNNNNNNNNNNNNNNNNNNNNNNNNNNNNNNNNNNNNNNNNNNNNNNNNNNNNNNNNNNNNNNNNNNNNNNNNNNNNNNNNNNNNNNNNNNNNNNNNNNNNNNNNNNNNNNNNNNNNNNNNNNNNNNNNNNNNNNNNNNNNNNNNNNNNNNNNNNNNNNNNNNNNNNNNNNNNNNNNNNNNNNNNNNNNNNNNNNNNNNNNNNNNNNNNNNNNNNNNNNNNNNNNNNNNNNNNNNNNNNNNNNNNNNNNNNNNNNNNNNNNNNNNNNNNNNNNNNNNNNNNNNNNNNNNNNNNNNNNNNNNNNNNNNNNNNNNNNNNNNNNNNNNNNNNNNNNNNNNNNNNNNNNNNNNNNNNNNNNNNNNNNNNNNNNNNNNNNNNNNNNNNNNNNNNNNNNNNNNNNNNNatgttatgttatgatttggaaatgatttgtaatccttcgtattttgattatttgataactattgctcaccggggaagtgcgaaagctgatacgagagccttgcgaggtttcgatcgacattcggggtgaagaatgtttgtcgaggcttcgcggcgattgtcacgggctcgatggggagtttcgggtcgtgacagcaTTGATATGGCTATAGAAAACGAAGAGTCAACTTTCATGCCTATAAATAAAGGGAACCATTAaccatttgaatcaaattcaattatcttaatcaatctCAGATGATTGAAAAATGATGTCCAGAGATCCAAGAGTCGAGAAGGGGAAAGAGGCAGCCTCTAAAGAGGAGGAGGTGCCTTTGAGTGTGAGAGACCAATTGCACATATTCTTGAGTGTGAGGGACTAGTTGCACATATTCCAGCAGGAGATGCAAGTCCTCATCGACAACCTGATGCAAAGGACTTTTGACCTGGAGGCTGCCATCTTGAGCAACGAAAAGATTCTTGCCGAGATAGAGTTCAAAATAGATGAACTTATGAAGAAATGAACTacagttcattttttttgtatcatcTCCTTGTATTTTCGGTGGGgtctttttaataaaatttgaataaattttatagtaatttttattttcatttagcACATATTTTGTTGAGTTATTTTGTTCGTTTAAGTTATATTATGCTGTATAACTTCGGGAGTAGATGTTAGGCATTAGGTGACCTATTATTAGGTATTGGGAGAGTGGGTTATACACGGTGCGTGAATTGTGCAATGCATATCTTTTGTTGAGACATTGCGTGAGTGGTTTGTATGTATATGGAATAGAGTACCTATGGTGACgtgttgttatgtattgcgTGACGTTGGGCCAGTACATGATTGTTTAAGTTGGCATAACGTGAGTGGATATTAGGCATCGATTAacttattattaggtattgcgAGATTGGTGGTGCATGACTTGTGTAATTTACCTCTTGTTTAGAGGCTTATTATTCATTGAGTGACTTATTCTTAGGTGTTGCGAGCCTGGTGGTGCGTGactgacttgtgcaattcatgtgttgctttgaggcttttgttcagtagttttttaggCAGTGTGTgactaatttttatatattgcgttACCTGTTGTAGCGAGAGTGGTGGcgcgtgacttgtgcaattcatgtgttgttttGAGGATTTTGTTCAATAGGTTTTTAGGCttgcgtgactggtttttatatattgtgttacTTGTTGTAGCGTGAGTGGTGGCGCATGACTTGTGTAATTCATGTGTTGTTTAAAGGCTtttgttcagtagttttttagggttgcgtgattgatttttatatattgcgttacctgttgttatgtattgcgAGAGTGGTTGCacgtgacttgtgcaattcatgtgttgtttAGAGGTTtttgttcagtagttttttaAGATTGCGTTACTGGTTTTTATGTATTACGTGACCTGTTGTTATATATTGCGAGAGCGGTGGCGcatgacttgtgcaattcgcCTCTTGTTTAGGGGCGTTTGTTCACTAGTTATTAGGCATTGTATTAATGTGTATTAAACATTGCAACACTTAATTTCTGTTAAATTCCTGCTGTCGGCCAAATGTGACTTAGGTATTGCATAAGTGGTTTCTATGCATTGAGGGcctatttttgataaattgactGATCGTGAcacttattttttgttaaatttcaaCAGCCTGCCAAATGTGAAGCTTATGATTACATACGGTGGTCATTGGGTCGATGACacttacaagggtggtgagacaCGAGTGAGGGGTGTTGGGagtgatttgtcattttcGAGACTAGTGAAGCTGGTTAAAGACGTTGTTGGGGTCAACTCACATAATAATGAAATTGAGCTACATTCATCGCTCAGCCATGCCGTAGGGGTTTCGCACGCAGTTATTAGGGATGATGAAGATGTAGCGAGTATTTTGCGAGATGAGAGGGCAGTTGTTGTGTTTGTACAGTTAAGGCAGGAAATGCAAACAATATTCCACATGAGCACGGTATCCAACATAGTAATCAACAAGAACAGAATGTTTATTATTCTGACATACCACACCATGCATTTCCTAACAAACAACCATGGCAATCACGTTTGATGTATCCTCATGAGTTTCAGTAGCCCAGCGCACACATGAGGTGTTTACAAATGATGTCTGCACAATTTCGATCGGAATGTGCATCGAACGAAATACTCGGTACTTTGCAACAAACACAACTGTTGCTCAGAAATGCATTGGGTCCATTGTCATTAGCAAACGTCACTATGATGGTTGTGAGTGATGACGATGCATCTGATCAGATTGAAGATGATGGTCCATTGTCACAActgtgtcacacattcccaccatGGCATGTCATAAACTCTAAACCATGCTGTGTCACAACTATGTCACACATTTCTGCACAATTTCGATCGGAATGTGCATCGAATGAAATACTCGGTACTTTGCAACAAACACAACTGTTGCTCAGAAATGCATTGGGTCCATTGTCATTAGCAAACGACACTGTGATGGTTGTGAGTGATGACGATGCATCTGATCAAATTGAAGATGGTCCATTGTCACAActgtgtcacacattcccaccatggtgtgtcacaaactctaaaccatgctgtgtcacacattccaaccatgtcgtgtcacaaactctaaaccctaccGTGTCATAGCCTTGCCACACATGCCCACCATGTagtgtcacacattcccaacATGTcgtttcacaaactctaaaccctgccCTGCCACAACTATCTCACATATGGCCTGTTGTAGAAGGACCATTTCTTGCTTTGGATTcacatctttctcctttcgATTCACCACCGTATCATGGATTTTTGGTTTCACATCGTTCTCCAAGCTTTCGATTCATCACGACCAGTTCCTCATTTGGTTTAATATCACTCTTCTCCTATTATCTGAATGTCATGTCCAAAATCTCTAAAAAACCATCTCatacaatattattttgttttgcacaagcttcgtaaaaaaaaaattgatgtttttaaggaaaataattatatgtgTTTGTAGTTGGACGATAATTCATAAAATGGCTCAAAAAAGATAGCTCATTATGGGCATTTTTGTtccaaaatttattattttggctaaaaataattaaaattatctgAAGGGTTATTTACAAAAGCACGTTATTTTTaagagttaaaaaaattttccctAATAATAATGCTggaattgtttttttttttttatcttcactttttaGACATAGCAcaagctttttttttagtgTTGTAATAACACAAGgttttctttcatcattttagACATAATAGACGTGCCAAATGTTGCCGCAAAGAATCATCCTCTATGTATCAAAggataatatataattatattgagatttttataatatataaaaaaaagttaaacaggggcaatttttttaatattctatATGGAATGGCCCAAGTGCAGAGAAAATGAAGGTTGTACGGACGAATGGGGACCAAAATGCTGCATACTGTCATCCTGTGATAGGTTCTACTTTTTGTATTATCAATATctgttttttattctttttgctTTGTACTTTATTAACTCTAACTATAATTACTTTAATATATAGCGTGGAACTGGAAGCTAGCATATGCttctttaaacttttcaaaGGATTGTATTCGAACCTAATGGTCCAtatgttattattttgtaataaactaataatatATACTCAACCTCGGACCttattaaaatcaaccattaaaaaaaagtgtAAAACGTTTTAATTTAACGCTTATgtaaataaatcttttttcattttaaaagatctcaaaataataatatatggGCCAGAAATTTAGTAGTGTAATTATTTTAGGTAGAAGGATCCACATAGATGGGTGTAAAATTATTTGagtttttacattttcatatCTATTTAgacttttaattttcattatgtTAATCTaatggttagatttcatgttctATTTAGGTAAATCATGCATACCAAATTTCAAACTAATTAATAATGCCcaattatttgtttaatttatatagTATTAACTATTTGTTATTCTGGGTGGTACGTCGAGTGAAAGCTTTAGAACGAAGGTTTAAATTCTCAGGTCTATTTATAATGGCAATAAATTCTAATTGGCATTAAGTGTATTCTCACAATAAATCAATGCATGATACtatgtttttcattaaaaatatcaaaataataatcgaacatgaaaatataaaaagacaCGCCGGTGTGTGAGTGAATCTTCTTTGTACATTCCATGGTTCAATCTCTGTTTACATTCGATGGTTCAAATACaatctcttgaaaattttaaagaaccATCTGCTGGCTTCCAATACTGAAAAAATAAGCAAAGCGATCACGAGCCCTGCAATATCTGGATCCTtgctctatatatatatatcatgagCTGGTCTTATAGTCCACCACGCATAATATAAGGATCGGGTTAGAAGTACCATTAGTACTTCAGCCAGAATCGCGATAACACTACTACCAGTAGCAAGTTGGAGTATGGCAATGGTAAGAGAGAATGACATAAAAGCCAAACAAAAGAGACTCCCgaagaaatttaaaaaggtatTCACATCCATAACTGAATTGCTAACCCTAGTGCCATTGGGATCGTTGCCTTGCCAAACACCGCCCGGTGGACTGAGTAAGGATTCAAAAGTGGCTGTTATAATCAGTGCTAACGCTACTAGGAATGCATTCATACTCTCAACCGACATGTTCATGATTGGCCCCAATGCTCGAATTGCTGCTTTCTCGGGAAATGTGATCCTTGATCTAAACTTCTCGTGTAAGGGTTCAGCTTTAGGATTAGGTTTGAATAAAGCACTCAAACCAGCAGAACCTTCCGCATCGTGTAGAATCTTCAAACTGATTTCTTTGTCTTCAATTACACCATCCCTTTGGCGCCCAAGGACGTTTAAAGCAGTCAAATTTTCTGAATTAACCGCCTTCGTATCCACCATACAATCTAATAACAGCCTGATCATCTAAACAAATATATCAACCAAAGCCAAGATTTATTGACATGTATAATGTATAATATTGTTGATAACGAAAATGATATGTTAAATGTAACACCGTGTTGCCATCTGTATCTTTTGCATTCAATAGGTGCTTTCTTGAAACTTTGCCGTAGAGATGAGTCCTTTCAAGCCACCGCACAAGGATTTCAAGAGCTTCAAATCTATGTTTTTCTGCTGCAATATGTAAGGCAGTCTTCTTTTGAATTGTTACATCTTCGATGCATGCCGGACAATCTTTGAGAAATTGAGCCAAAAGTTCAAGGTTCTCGTTCTCAACCACGTAGTGAAAAGCAGTGTAGCCCTGCTTCCCTTTTACGCGAACAAGATCTTTGTCAACGTCCAGGAGACGAGAAACCGTCGACGTGTGCCCTTGTTGCAAGGCAAGGTGAATGGGGCTAAAGCCGCCTTGGTTCAGCTTCCTAGCAAATGATGGCTTTAAGTACATGATCGCTATTGCAAAATCAGCATGGCCCCTCTCTGCAGCTACGTGTAGTGGAGTATCAGCAAATTCTGCATCATCATAGCGCCTCAAGACATCTGCATCTTCCCCAATACTGTTATACAATTCATCGATATCTCCTGCTTCAGCAGCCCTTCTCAACCTTTCCATCGCCATATGATTGACCGATGAGGATTCTTGAGAGTAGATAAAAGAAAGTTTGGTTTCTTACAGTGAAACA
This genomic interval from Theobroma cacao cultivar B97-61/B2 unplaced genomic scaffold, Criollo_cocoa_genome_V2, whole genome shotgun sequence contains the following:
- the LOC18586611 gene encoding ankyrin repeat-containing protein At5g02620 is translated as MAMERLRRAAEAGDIDELYNSIGEDADVLRRYDDAEFADTPLHVAAERGHADFAIAIMYLKPSFARKLNQGGFSPIHLALQQGHTSTVSRLLDVDKDLVRVKGKQGYTAFHYVVENENLELLAQFLKDCPACIEDVTIQKKTALHIAAEKHRFEALEILVRWLERTHLYGKVSRKHLLNAKDTDGNTMIRLLLDCMVDTKAVNSENLTALNVLGRQRDGVIEDKEISLKILHDAEGSAGLSALFKPNPKAEPLHEKFRSRITFPEKAAIRALGPIMNMSVESMNAFLVALALIITATFESLLSPPGGVWQGNDPNGTRVSNSVMDVNTFLNFFGSLFCLAFMSFSLTIAILQLATGSSVIAILAEVLM